The Sylvia atricapilla isolate bSylAtr1 chromosome 12, bSylAtr1.pri, whole genome shotgun sequence genome has a segment encoding these proteins:
- the SLC12A4 gene encoding solute carrier family 12 member 4 isoform X7 codes for MVNQVTENVKELLLKGHGNHKENSPFLNSSEAGKGGDYYDRNLALFEEELDIRPKVSSLLGKLVNYTNLTQGVKEHEEAESTDGSKKKVSKSPSMGTLMGVYLPCMQNIFGVILFLRLTWMVGMAGVLQSFLIVLLCCCCTMLTTISMSAIATNGVVPAGGSYFMISRSLGPEFGGAVGLCFYLGTTFAGAMYILGAIEILLTYIVPQAAIFHPSGAHDASSAMLNNMRVYGTVFLILMAVVVFVGVKYVNKFASLFLACVVISILSIYAGAIKSIFEPPEFPICMLGNRTLSRDHFDVCAKTVVKDNITVASKLWELFCHSTNLTTEHCDEYFLMNNVSEIAGIPGAASGILIDNLWSNYLEKGEILERAHQPSVDVAGQKNNLHLYVLSDITTSFMVLVGIFFPSVTGIMAGSNRSGDLKDAQKSIPVGTILAIVTTSLVYFSCVLLFGACIEGVVLRDKFGDAVNKNLVVGTLSWPSPWVIVIGSFFSTCGAGLQSLTGAPRLLQAIAKDNIIPFLWIFGHGKANGEPTWALLLTALIAELGILIASLDMVAPILSMFFLMCYLFVNLACAVQTLLRTPNWRPRFKYYHWALSFLGMSICLALMFISSWYYALVAMLIAGMIYKYIEYQGAEKEWGDGIRGLSLSAARYALLRLEEGPPHTKNWRPQLLVLLKLDEDLHVKYPRLLTFASQLKAGKGLTIIGSVIQGNFLETYGEAQAAEQTIKNMMEIEKVKGFCQVVVANKVREGIAHLIQSCGLGGMKHNTVVLGWPYGWRQSEDPRSWKTFIGTVRCTTAAHLALLVPKNVSFYPSNHERYNEGNIDVWWIVHDGGMLMLLPFLLKQHKVWRKCKMRIFTVAQMDDNSIQMKKDLATFLYQLRIEAEVEVVEMHNSDISAYTYERTLMMEQRSQMLRQMRLTKTEREREAQLVKDRHSIARLESLYSDEEDEGDPVPENIQMTWTKEKCDAEKRNRGSAVGSFRDLITIKPNQSNVRRMHTAVKLNEVIVNRSHDARLVLLNMPGPPKNTDGDENYMEFLEVLTEGLERVLLVRGGGREVITIYS; via the exons ATGGTAAACCAAGTTACTGAAAATGTCAAAGAGCTATTGCTAAAGG gtCATGGCAACCATAAAGAAAACAGTCCTTTCCTAAACAGTTCAGAGGCTGGCAAGGGAGGTGATTACTATGACAGAAATCTGGCCTTGTTTGAG GAAGAACTTGACATACGACCAAAAGTGTCATCTCTGCTTGGCAAGTTGGTCAACTACACAAATCTTACTCAAGGTGTCAAGGAACATGAAGAAGCAGAAAGTACCGATGGATCGAAGAAGAAAGTATCAAAA tcaCCCAGCATGGGCACCCTGATGGGGGTGTATTTGCCATGCATGCAGAATATCTTCGGGGTAATTCTCTTCCTCCGGCTGACTTGGATGGTGGGAATGGCTGGAGTTCTTCAGTCCTTCCTGATTGTattgctttgctgctgttgt ACTATGTTGACAACCATATCAATGAGTGCAATTGCCACAAACGGTGTTGTTCCAG CTGGTGGCTCCTATTTCATGATATCCAGGTCATTGGGCCCGGAGTTTGGTGGAGCTGTAGGGTTGTGTTTTTATTTGGGAACAACATTTGCAGGAGCCATGTATATCCTCGGTGCCATTGAGATTCTATTG ACATATATTGTGCCACAAGCAGCGATTTTTCATCCATCTGGTGCCCACGATGCATCCAGTGCCATGCTGAACAACATGAGGGTGTATGGCACAGTCTTCCTCATCCTGATGGCAGTGGTGGTGTTCGTGGGTGTGAAGTATGTGAACAAATTTGCTTCCCTCTTCTTGGCCTGTGTAGTAATATCCATCCTGTCCATTTATGCTGGAGCCATCAAGTCCATCTTTGAGCCACCTGAATTTCC GATTTGCATGTTGGGCAACAGGACTCTGTCAAGAGATCATTTTGATGTTTGTGCCAAAACTGTAGTTAAGGATAACATAACTGTGGCCTCTAAGCTTTGGGAGCTCTTCTGCCACAGCACAAACTTAACCACCGAGCACTGTGATGAATATTTCCTAATGAACAATGTCTCAGAGATagcaggaattccaggagcTGCTAGTGGCATTTTAATAG ACAACTTATGGAGCAATTATTTGGAGAAAGGGGAGATCCTGGAGAGAGCACATCAGCCCTCTGTGGATGTAGCAGGCCAGAAGAACAACCTGCACCTGTACGTGCTTTCGGATATCACCACGTCTTTCATGGTGCTGGTTGGCATCTTCTTCCCTTCAGTAACAG GTATCATGGCTGGTTCAAACAGATCAGGGGACCTCAAAGATGCACAGAAATCCATCCCTGTTGGAACAATTCTTGCCATTGTCACCACATCACTAGTCT ACTTCAGTTGTGTCTTATTATTTGGAGCCTGCATAGAAGGTGTTGTCCTGAGAGATAA GTTCGGGGACGCGGTGAACAAGAACCTGGTGGTGGGCACCCTGTCGTGGCCCTCGCCCTGGGTCATCGTCATCGGCTCCTTCTTCTCCAcctgtggggcagggctgcagagcctcACCGGGGCCCCCCGCCTGCTGCAGGCCATAGCCAAGGACAACATCATCCCCTTCCTCTGG atCTTTGGTCATGGAAAAGCGAATGGTGAACCAACGTGGGCTCTTCTGTTAACAGCATTAATTGCTGAGTTGGGAATCCTTATTGCCTCACTTGACATGGTGGCTCCAATTCTATCAAT GTTCTTCCTGATGTGTTACCTCTTTGTTAATCTTGCATGTGCAGTCCAGACCCTTCTGCGAACCCCGAACTGGCGGCCCCGCTTTAAGTACTACCACTG gGCCCTCTCATTTTTAGGCATGAGTATTTGCCTGGCACTGATGTTCATTTCATCTTGGTATTATGCTTTGGTAGCTATGCTTATTGCAGGCATGATTTACAAGTACATTGAATACCAGGG agcagagaaggagTGGGGTGATGGCATCCGGGGGCTGTCGCTCAGTGCAGCGAGATACGCCTTGCTCAGGCTGGAGGAGGGCCCTCCACACACCAAGAACTGGAG gccTCAGTTACTGGTGCTTCTAAAACTTGATGAAGATTTGCATGTGAAATACCCTAGACTGTTAACATTTGCATCCCAGCTGAAGGCTGGTAAAGGTTTGACTATCATAGGATCAGTCATCCAAGGGAATTTCTTGGAAACTTATGGAGAagcccaggctgctgagcag ACTATTAAGAACATGATGGAAATTGAGAAGGTTAAAGGATTTTGTCAAGTAGTTGTAGCCAATAAAGTTCGAGAAGGAATTGCTCACTTGATCCAGTCCTGTGGCCTTGGTGGCATGAAGCACAACACGGTGGTTTTGGGGTGGCCCTATGGCTGGAGACAGAGTGAGGATCCAAGGTCTTGGAAGACATTTATAG GTACTGTTCGCTGCACAACTGCAGCTCATCTGGCTCTGCTGGTTCCCAAAAATGTGTCTTTCTACCCCAGTAACCATGAGCGTTACAACGAAGGCAACATTGATGTGTGGTGGATTGTGCATGATGGAGGCATGTTGATGttgcttcctttccttctcaaaCAGCACAAA GTttggagaaaatgcaaaatgagaaTTTTTACTGTTGCTCAGATGGATGATAACAGCATCCAGATGAAGAAGGATCTGGCTACTTTCCTCTATCAACTCCGAATAGAGGCAGAGGTAGAAGTCGTAGAAATG CATAATAGCGATATCTCAGCATATACTTATGAGAGAACTCTTATGATGGAGCAGAGATCTCAGATGCTGAGGCAAATGAGGCTGACAAAAactgagagagaaagggag GCTCAGCTTGTAAAGGACAGACATTCAATAGCACGTCTGGAGAGCCTCTACTCAGATGAGGAAGATGAGGGAGACCCTGTTCCTGAGAATATCCAGATGACCTGGacaaaagagaaatgtgatGCTGAGAAGCGGAACCgaggcagtgctgtgggaagcTTTAGAGATCTCATCACCATAAAGCC
- the SLC12A4 gene encoding solute carrier family 12 member 4 isoform X2, producing the protein MWKCVRMSRDGACPGDFVLQDVNPPRVKLGQEFPRVAFRGHIRSLPKLMDPTRSSHASHGNHKENSPFLNSSEAGKGGDYYDRNLALFEEELDIRPKVSSLLGKLVNYTNLTQGVKEHEEAESTDGSKKKVSKSPSMGTLMGVYLPCMQNIFGVILFLRLTWMVGMAGVLQSFLIVLLCCCCTMLTTISMSAIATNGVVPAGGSYFMISRSLGPEFGGAVGLCFYLGTTFAGAMYILGAIEILLTYIVPQAAIFHPSGAHDASSAMLNNMRVYGTVFLILMAVVVFVGVKYVNKFASLFLACVVISILSIYAGAIKSIFEPPEFPICMLGNRTLSRDHFDVCAKTVVKDNITVASKLWELFCHSTNLTTEHCDEYFLMNNVSEIAGIPGAASGILIDNLWSNYLEKGEILERAHQPSVDVAGQKNNLHLYVLSDITTSFMVLVGIFFPSVTGIMAGSNRSGDLKDAQKSIPVGTILAIVTTSLVYFSCVLLFGACIEGVVLRDKFGDAVNKNLVVGTLSWPSPWVIVIGSFFSTCGAGLQSLTGAPRLLQAIAKDNIIPFLWIFGHGKANGEPTWALLLTALIAELGILIASLDMVAPILSMFFLMCYLFVNLACAVQTLLRTPNWRPRFKYYHWALSFLGMSICLALMFISSWYYALVAMLIAGMIYKYIEYQGAEKEWGDGIRGLSLSAARYALLRLEEGPPHTKNWRPQLLVLLKLDEDLHVKYPRLLTFASQLKAGKGLTIIGSVIQGNFLETYGEAQAAEQTIKNMMEIEKVKGFCQVVVANKVREGIAHLIQSCGLGGMKHNTVVLGWPYGWRQSEDPRSWKTFIGTVRCTTAAHLALLVPKNVSFYPSNHERYNEGNIDVWWIVHDGGMLMLLPFLLKQHKVWRKCKMRIFTVAQMDDNSIQMKKDLATFLYQLRIEAEVEVVEMHNSDISAYTYERTLMMEQRSQMLRQMRLTKTEREREAQLVKDRHSIARLESLYSDEEDEGDPVPENIQMTWTKEKCDAEKRNRGSAVGSFRDLITIKPNQSNVRRMHTAVKLNEVIVNRSHDARLVLLNMPGPPKNTDGDENYMEFLEVLTEGLERVLLVRGGGREVITIYS; encoded by the exons ATGTGGAAATGTGTGCGCATGTCACGGGATGGTGCTTGCCCAGGAGACTTCGTGCTCCAGGATGTAAACCCTCCTCGGGTGAAGCTGGGGCAAGAATTCCCCAGAGTCGCTTTCCGGGGTCACATCCGCTCCCTTCCCAAGCTGATGGACCCGACCCGCTCTTCCCATGCAA gtCATGGCAACCATAAAGAAAACAGTCCTTTCCTAAACAGTTCAGAGGCTGGCAAGGGAGGTGATTACTATGACAGAAATCTGGCCTTGTTTGAG GAAGAACTTGACATACGACCAAAAGTGTCATCTCTGCTTGGCAAGTTGGTCAACTACACAAATCTTACTCAAGGTGTCAAGGAACATGAAGAAGCAGAAAGTACCGATGGATCGAAGAAGAAAGTATCAAAA tcaCCCAGCATGGGCACCCTGATGGGGGTGTATTTGCCATGCATGCAGAATATCTTCGGGGTAATTCTCTTCCTCCGGCTGACTTGGATGGTGGGAATGGCTGGAGTTCTTCAGTCCTTCCTGATTGTattgctttgctgctgttgt ACTATGTTGACAACCATATCAATGAGTGCAATTGCCACAAACGGTGTTGTTCCAG CTGGTGGCTCCTATTTCATGATATCCAGGTCATTGGGCCCGGAGTTTGGTGGAGCTGTAGGGTTGTGTTTTTATTTGGGAACAACATTTGCAGGAGCCATGTATATCCTCGGTGCCATTGAGATTCTATTG ACATATATTGTGCCACAAGCAGCGATTTTTCATCCATCTGGTGCCCACGATGCATCCAGTGCCATGCTGAACAACATGAGGGTGTATGGCACAGTCTTCCTCATCCTGATGGCAGTGGTGGTGTTCGTGGGTGTGAAGTATGTGAACAAATTTGCTTCCCTCTTCTTGGCCTGTGTAGTAATATCCATCCTGTCCATTTATGCTGGAGCCATCAAGTCCATCTTTGAGCCACCTGAATTTCC GATTTGCATGTTGGGCAACAGGACTCTGTCAAGAGATCATTTTGATGTTTGTGCCAAAACTGTAGTTAAGGATAACATAACTGTGGCCTCTAAGCTTTGGGAGCTCTTCTGCCACAGCACAAACTTAACCACCGAGCACTGTGATGAATATTTCCTAATGAACAATGTCTCAGAGATagcaggaattccaggagcTGCTAGTGGCATTTTAATAG ACAACTTATGGAGCAATTATTTGGAGAAAGGGGAGATCCTGGAGAGAGCACATCAGCCCTCTGTGGATGTAGCAGGCCAGAAGAACAACCTGCACCTGTACGTGCTTTCGGATATCACCACGTCTTTCATGGTGCTGGTTGGCATCTTCTTCCCTTCAGTAACAG GTATCATGGCTGGTTCAAACAGATCAGGGGACCTCAAAGATGCACAGAAATCCATCCCTGTTGGAACAATTCTTGCCATTGTCACCACATCACTAGTCT ACTTCAGTTGTGTCTTATTATTTGGAGCCTGCATAGAAGGTGTTGTCCTGAGAGATAA GTTCGGGGACGCGGTGAACAAGAACCTGGTGGTGGGCACCCTGTCGTGGCCCTCGCCCTGGGTCATCGTCATCGGCTCCTTCTTCTCCAcctgtggggcagggctgcagagcctcACCGGGGCCCCCCGCCTGCTGCAGGCCATAGCCAAGGACAACATCATCCCCTTCCTCTGG atCTTTGGTCATGGAAAAGCGAATGGTGAACCAACGTGGGCTCTTCTGTTAACAGCATTAATTGCTGAGTTGGGAATCCTTATTGCCTCACTTGACATGGTGGCTCCAATTCTATCAAT GTTCTTCCTGATGTGTTACCTCTTTGTTAATCTTGCATGTGCAGTCCAGACCCTTCTGCGAACCCCGAACTGGCGGCCCCGCTTTAAGTACTACCACTG gGCCCTCTCATTTTTAGGCATGAGTATTTGCCTGGCACTGATGTTCATTTCATCTTGGTATTATGCTTTGGTAGCTATGCTTATTGCAGGCATGATTTACAAGTACATTGAATACCAGGG agcagagaaggagTGGGGTGATGGCATCCGGGGGCTGTCGCTCAGTGCAGCGAGATACGCCTTGCTCAGGCTGGAGGAGGGCCCTCCACACACCAAGAACTGGAG gccTCAGTTACTGGTGCTTCTAAAACTTGATGAAGATTTGCATGTGAAATACCCTAGACTGTTAACATTTGCATCCCAGCTGAAGGCTGGTAAAGGTTTGACTATCATAGGATCAGTCATCCAAGGGAATTTCTTGGAAACTTATGGAGAagcccaggctgctgagcag ACTATTAAGAACATGATGGAAATTGAGAAGGTTAAAGGATTTTGTCAAGTAGTTGTAGCCAATAAAGTTCGAGAAGGAATTGCTCACTTGATCCAGTCCTGTGGCCTTGGTGGCATGAAGCACAACACGGTGGTTTTGGGGTGGCCCTATGGCTGGAGACAGAGTGAGGATCCAAGGTCTTGGAAGACATTTATAG GTACTGTTCGCTGCACAACTGCAGCTCATCTGGCTCTGCTGGTTCCCAAAAATGTGTCTTTCTACCCCAGTAACCATGAGCGTTACAACGAAGGCAACATTGATGTGTGGTGGATTGTGCATGATGGAGGCATGTTGATGttgcttcctttccttctcaaaCAGCACAAA GTttggagaaaatgcaaaatgagaaTTTTTACTGTTGCTCAGATGGATGATAACAGCATCCAGATGAAGAAGGATCTGGCTACTTTCCTCTATCAACTCCGAATAGAGGCAGAGGTAGAAGTCGTAGAAATG CATAATAGCGATATCTCAGCATATACTTATGAGAGAACTCTTATGATGGAGCAGAGATCTCAGATGCTGAGGCAAATGAGGCTGACAAAAactgagagagaaagggag GCTCAGCTTGTAAAGGACAGACATTCAATAGCACGTCTGGAGAGCCTCTACTCAGATGAGGAAGATGAGGGAGACCCTGTTCCTGAGAATATCCAGATGACCTGGacaaaagagaaatgtgatGCTGAGAAGCGGAACCgaggcagtgctgtgggaagcTTTAGAGATCTCATCACCATAAAGCC
- the SLC12A4 gene encoding solute carrier family 12 member 4 isoform X5: MVDKGRSTQANSYLGHGNHKENSPFLNSSEAGKGGDYYDRNLALFEEELDIRPKVSSLLGKLVNYTNLTQGVKEHEEAESTDGSKKKVSKSPSMGTLMGVYLPCMQNIFGVILFLRLTWMVGMAGVLQSFLIVLLCCCCTMLTTISMSAIATNGVVPAGGSYFMISRSLGPEFGGAVGLCFYLGTTFAGAMYILGAIEILLTYIVPQAAIFHPSGAHDASSAMLNNMRVYGTVFLILMAVVVFVGVKYVNKFASLFLACVVISILSIYAGAIKSIFEPPEFPICMLGNRTLSRDHFDVCAKTVVKDNITVASKLWELFCHSTNLTTEHCDEYFLMNNVSEIAGIPGAASGILIDNLWSNYLEKGEILERAHQPSVDVAGQKNNLHLYVLSDITTSFMVLVGIFFPSVTGIMAGSNRSGDLKDAQKSIPVGTILAIVTTSLVYFSCVLLFGACIEGVVLRDKFGDAVNKNLVVGTLSWPSPWVIVIGSFFSTCGAGLQSLTGAPRLLQAIAKDNIIPFLWIFGHGKANGEPTWALLLTALIAELGILIASLDMVAPILSMFFLMCYLFVNLACAVQTLLRTPNWRPRFKYYHWALSFLGMSICLALMFISSWYYALVAMLIAGMIYKYIEYQGAEKEWGDGIRGLSLSAARYALLRLEEGPPHTKNWRPQLLVLLKLDEDLHVKYPRLLTFASQLKAGKGLTIIGSVIQGNFLETYGEAQAAEQTIKNMMEIEKVKGFCQVVVANKVREGIAHLIQSCGLGGMKHNTVVLGWPYGWRQSEDPRSWKTFIGTVRCTTAAHLALLVPKNVSFYPSNHERYNEGNIDVWWIVHDGGMLMLLPFLLKQHKVWRKCKMRIFTVAQMDDNSIQMKKDLATFLYQLRIEAEVEVVEMHNSDISAYTYERTLMMEQRSQMLRQMRLTKTEREREAQLVKDRHSIARLESLYSDEEDEGDPVPENIQMTWTKEKCDAEKRNRGSAVGSFRDLITIKPNQSNVRRMHTAVKLNEVIVNRSHDARLVLLNMPGPPKNTDGDENYMEFLEVLTEGLERVLLVRGGGREVITIYS; encoded by the exons gtCATGGCAACCATAAAGAAAACAGTCCTTTCCTAAACAGTTCAGAGGCTGGCAAGGGAGGTGATTACTATGACAGAAATCTGGCCTTGTTTGAG GAAGAACTTGACATACGACCAAAAGTGTCATCTCTGCTTGGCAAGTTGGTCAACTACACAAATCTTACTCAAGGTGTCAAGGAACATGAAGAAGCAGAAAGTACCGATGGATCGAAGAAGAAAGTATCAAAA tcaCCCAGCATGGGCACCCTGATGGGGGTGTATTTGCCATGCATGCAGAATATCTTCGGGGTAATTCTCTTCCTCCGGCTGACTTGGATGGTGGGAATGGCTGGAGTTCTTCAGTCCTTCCTGATTGTattgctttgctgctgttgt ACTATGTTGACAACCATATCAATGAGTGCAATTGCCACAAACGGTGTTGTTCCAG CTGGTGGCTCCTATTTCATGATATCCAGGTCATTGGGCCCGGAGTTTGGTGGAGCTGTAGGGTTGTGTTTTTATTTGGGAACAACATTTGCAGGAGCCATGTATATCCTCGGTGCCATTGAGATTCTATTG ACATATATTGTGCCACAAGCAGCGATTTTTCATCCATCTGGTGCCCACGATGCATCCAGTGCCATGCTGAACAACATGAGGGTGTATGGCACAGTCTTCCTCATCCTGATGGCAGTGGTGGTGTTCGTGGGTGTGAAGTATGTGAACAAATTTGCTTCCCTCTTCTTGGCCTGTGTAGTAATATCCATCCTGTCCATTTATGCTGGAGCCATCAAGTCCATCTTTGAGCCACCTGAATTTCC GATTTGCATGTTGGGCAACAGGACTCTGTCAAGAGATCATTTTGATGTTTGTGCCAAAACTGTAGTTAAGGATAACATAACTGTGGCCTCTAAGCTTTGGGAGCTCTTCTGCCACAGCACAAACTTAACCACCGAGCACTGTGATGAATATTTCCTAATGAACAATGTCTCAGAGATagcaggaattccaggagcTGCTAGTGGCATTTTAATAG ACAACTTATGGAGCAATTATTTGGAGAAAGGGGAGATCCTGGAGAGAGCACATCAGCCCTCTGTGGATGTAGCAGGCCAGAAGAACAACCTGCACCTGTACGTGCTTTCGGATATCACCACGTCTTTCATGGTGCTGGTTGGCATCTTCTTCCCTTCAGTAACAG GTATCATGGCTGGTTCAAACAGATCAGGGGACCTCAAAGATGCACAGAAATCCATCCCTGTTGGAACAATTCTTGCCATTGTCACCACATCACTAGTCT ACTTCAGTTGTGTCTTATTATTTGGAGCCTGCATAGAAGGTGTTGTCCTGAGAGATAA GTTCGGGGACGCGGTGAACAAGAACCTGGTGGTGGGCACCCTGTCGTGGCCCTCGCCCTGGGTCATCGTCATCGGCTCCTTCTTCTCCAcctgtggggcagggctgcagagcctcACCGGGGCCCCCCGCCTGCTGCAGGCCATAGCCAAGGACAACATCATCCCCTTCCTCTGG atCTTTGGTCATGGAAAAGCGAATGGTGAACCAACGTGGGCTCTTCTGTTAACAGCATTAATTGCTGAGTTGGGAATCCTTATTGCCTCACTTGACATGGTGGCTCCAATTCTATCAAT GTTCTTCCTGATGTGTTACCTCTTTGTTAATCTTGCATGTGCAGTCCAGACCCTTCTGCGAACCCCGAACTGGCGGCCCCGCTTTAAGTACTACCACTG gGCCCTCTCATTTTTAGGCATGAGTATTTGCCTGGCACTGATGTTCATTTCATCTTGGTATTATGCTTTGGTAGCTATGCTTATTGCAGGCATGATTTACAAGTACATTGAATACCAGGG agcagagaaggagTGGGGTGATGGCATCCGGGGGCTGTCGCTCAGTGCAGCGAGATACGCCTTGCTCAGGCTGGAGGAGGGCCCTCCACACACCAAGAACTGGAG gccTCAGTTACTGGTGCTTCTAAAACTTGATGAAGATTTGCATGTGAAATACCCTAGACTGTTAACATTTGCATCCCAGCTGAAGGCTGGTAAAGGTTTGACTATCATAGGATCAGTCATCCAAGGGAATTTCTTGGAAACTTATGGAGAagcccaggctgctgagcag ACTATTAAGAACATGATGGAAATTGAGAAGGTTAAAGGATTTTGTCAAGTAGTTGTAGCCAATAAAGTTCGAGAAGGAATTGCTCACTTGATCCAGTCCTGTGGCCTTGGTGGCATGAAGCACAACACGGTGGTTTTGGGGTGGCCCTATGGCTGGAGACAGAGTGAGGATCCAAGGTCTTGGAAGACATTTATAG GTACTGTTCGCTGCACAACTGCAGCTCATCTGGCTCTGCTGGTTCCCAAAAATGTGTCTTTCTACCCCAGTAACCATGAGCGTTACAACGAAGGCAACATTGATGTGTGGTGGATTGTGCATGATGGAGGCATGTTGATGttgcttcctttccttctcaaaCAGCACAAA GTttggagaaaatgcaaaatgagaaTTTTTACTGTTGCTCAGATGGATGATAACAGCATCCAGATGAAGAAGGATCTGGCTACTTTCCTCTATCAACTCCGAATAGAGGCAGAGGTAGAAGTCGTAGAAATG CATAATAGCGATATCTCAGCATATACTTATGAGAGAACTCTTATGATGGAGCAGAGATCTCAGATGCTGAGGCAAATGAGGCTGACAAAAactgagagagaaagggag GCTCAGCTTGTAAAGGACAGACATTCAATAGCACGTCTGGAGAGCCTCTACTCAGATGAGGAAGATGAGGGAGACCCTGTTCCTGAGAATATCCAGATGACCTGGacaaaagagaaatgtgatGCTGAGAAGCGGAACCgaggcagtgctgtgggaagcTTTAGAGATCTCATCACCATAAAGCC